A single genomic interval of Pochonia chlamydosporia 170 chromosome 7, whole genome shotgun sequence harbors:
- a CDS encoding FACT complex subunit pob3 (similar to Coccidioides immitis RS XP_001245217.1), with protein sequence MTAIESFDSIYLDLSKESGKCRFAETGFGWKPSNGGDTFTLDQSNIGGAQWSRAAKGYEIRILQRNSGIIQLDGFQQEDYDRLSKVFKNWYSTVLESKEHALRGWNWGKAEFSKAELTFSVQNKPAFELPYSEIGNTNLAGRNEVSVEMSLPQDSNDTGTDGQLGGARGKGKKAGGGRDQLVEMRFYIPGTTTTKKEADGEDAEEEEAEEKNAATLFYDTLIEKAEIGETAGDTIATFLDVLHLTPRGRFDIDMYEASFRLRGKTYDYKIQYEAIKKFMVLPKPDEMHCMLCIGLDPPLRQGQTRYPFVVMQFKKDEEVTIDLNLEESELQSKYKDKLDPHYEEPLHHVVAKIFRGLANKKISSPAKDFITHRSQYGIKCSIKASEGFLYCLEKAFMFVPKPATYIAYEQTQSVTFSRVGGAVSTLSTFDITVVMKNGAGSSQFSNINREDLKALETFFKLKGLRVKNEIDEDANMLAAALREQDMDDSDDEVVASKADRGSADEDEESVDEDFHADSDSDVAEEYDSAHESSGSGSAESDVDDDEMDEDEDEDQEEDEEERPKKKKKTG encoded by the exons ATGACTGCAAT TGAGAGCTTCGACAGCATCTACCTCGATCTCTCCAAAGAGAGCGGCAAATGCAGATTCGCCGAGACGGGTTTCGGATGGAAGCCTTCCAATGGCGGCGACACCTTCACCCTCGATCAAAGTAATATTGGCGGTGCGCAATGGAGCCGCGCCGCCAAGGGTTATGAGATTCGAATTCTGCAGCGGAATTCAGGCATCATTCAGCTCGATGGCTTCCAACAAGAGGATTACGACCGCCTGAGCAAGGTCTTCAAGAACTGGTACAGCACAGTTCTTGAGAGCAAAGAACATGCCCTCCGCGGCTGGAATTGGGGCAAGGCTGAGTTTTCCAAGGCGGAATTGACATTTAGTGTTCAGAATAAGCCTGCCTTTGAGCTTCCCTACTCCGAGATTGGAAACACCAACCTGGCTGGCCGCAACGAGGTCTCTGTCGAGATGTCCCTACCACAAGACTCCAATGATACGGGCACCGATGGTCAGCTTGGTGGCGCTcgtggcaaaggcaagaaggccggcggcggcagagATCAGCTGGTGGAAATGCGCTTTTATATTCCTGGCACTACCACTACCAAGAAGGAGGCCGATGGcgaagatgccgaggaagaggaagctgaggAGAAGAATGCCGCTACACTCTTCTACGATACCCTTATCGAGAAGGCAGAGATTGGAGAGACGGCTGGCGATACTATCGCTACCTTTCTCGATGTGCTTCACCTCACGCCCAG AGGTCGTTTCGATATCGATATGTACGAAGCTTCATTCCGCCTTCGTGGAAAGACTTACGACTACAAGATCCAGTATGAGGCCATCAAAAAATTCATGGTCCTCCCAAAGCCCGACGAGATGCATTGCATGTTGTGCATTGGTTTGGATCCGCCACTGCGTCAAGGCCAGACGCGATACCCATTCGTTGTCATGCAGTTTAAGAAGGATGAAGAAGTGACGATTGACTTGAACCTCGAGGAGTCAGAATTACAATCCAAATACAAGGATAAGTTGGATCCTCACTATGAGGAGCCTCTACATCACGTTGTTGCAAAGATCTTCCGTGGTCTGGCTAACAAGAAGATTTCATCACCTGCAAAGGACTTTATCAC TCACCGAAGTCAGTACGGCATTAAGTGTTCTATCAAGGCCAGTGAAGGGTTCCTGTATTGCCTAGAAAAAGCTTTCATGTTCGTCCCCAAACCGGCCACATATATTGCCTACGAGCAAACACAATCCGTCACATTCTCTCGCGTGGGCGGCGCTGTCTCAACTTTATCTACCTTTGACATCACTGttgtgatgaagaatggGGCCGGGTCATCGCAATTCAGCAACATCAATCGCGAAGACCTCAAAGCCCTCGAGACATTCTTCAAGCTCAAGGGTCTGCGTGTCAAGAATGAAATCGACGAGGATGCTAACatgcttgctgctgctcttcgGGAacaagacatggatgactCGGACGATGAAGTTGTCGCTAGCAAGGCCGACCGCGGATCAgccgatgaggatgaagagagCGTGGATGAAGATTTCCATGCAGATAGTGATAGCGATGTGGCCGAGGAGTACGATAGTGCCCATGAGAGCTCTGGATCGGGCAGTGCTGAGagcgatgttgatgacgatgagatggacgaagatgaagacgaggaccaggaagaagatgaggaggagcgcccgaaaaagaagaagaagactggcTAA
- a CDS encoding PAK-box/P21-Rho-binding protein (similar to Metarhizium robertsii ARSEF 23 XP_007816697.1), producing the protein MFGIGAMALYSGNHDAVPTQAPRKDPKLTKAPRPPASSSQPNPPSDLSSMEQLSSASIADFLGPAVDSPPSPQKLRQLNKQMKRASHLQRHHGHKTASSESSSLSSMNTSERLPWELALDNLSLVRRSSIRSNDSSAPSRDRPESIHNFGKGFFHRRGKSKRESSAHSSSASSMYSGEMSSENNASGGKEGIIPSLFSRRKPSRDEPTLKRPQISGPFNFQHVTHTQRDNANESSLSGPDPISETPSREFDAHQYRLPYNISSESMGDLCEDQMSGQPLRPALVPRHTAPTGPRRLLKHIRSQEHLRKSSSQPPPRPPRSPVQANGFSSSGPLPPPRVSSRQSSYQDVTDAINVNAVARAQTSGEFRQPLPFSPAASSESIVDDFSPYDGNLSIQPQEQASPDEKRYSRVMLGARDSTWPLAIATPVSYETLPDVPEEDEHHGVSRRSRLSLASNNSSLRGSHSVPMLRSLAESQRPTSGASETLGGLGIMGLNRIVQDGPQSPAHSGTPTRESWEDLIDYCYDHEAEADCDYQWERPSLDTARDSITPPANVAALDGNGLELRSNATVSVNGQHSPSPAGLDAPSLSPASHRSTPVEHEVVTPNFNVTNNFSLPRGDRKSIRPLNMKDSKRSSGLSTFRESQAFTLSPSLLIPGDYQQQMLLGETDKNSYSDYEFIAGNCHQSAFHEDATPLTGTSKLSPLVGHRSSTSTTETNSTSRSNSTGRQYRSTNSSWTTLARRTASTTSLNKMAGVLTDESEPLPTTQPAELEQDGLDWSDPHAVAQDHVPDMIPFPPTSGLKRYHHKSHASESQVRDDLPLASPMESARPRRPRARTTSLSAQSPPPVGQYALFPRTHVKAIGDHI; encoded by the coding sequence ATGTTCGGTATTGGAGCCATGGCCCTGTATTCTGGGAACCACGATGCGGTACCCACACAGGCGCCGAGAAAAGACCCAAAACTAACAAAGGCACCTCGACCTCctgcttcctcttcacaACCTAACCCACCATCCGACTTGTCGTCCATGGAGCAGCTGTCGAGTGCGAGCATTGCAGACTTCCTTGGACCTGCTGTCGATAGCCCTCCTTCTCCCCAGAAGTTGCGGCAGCTCAACAAGCAAATGAAGCGAGCATCACACTTGcaaaggcatcatggccataAGACTGCCTCCTCCGAGTCGTCGTCCCTGTCTTCCATGAACACCTCCGAACGTTTGCCCTGGGAATTGGCATTGGATAACTTGTCTCTCGTTCGAAGGTCGTCAATTAGATCAAATGATAGCAGCGCTCCATCTCGAGATCGCCCCGAGAGCATACACAACTTTGGGAAGGGCTTCTTCCATCGACGTGGCAAATCGAAACGCGAAAGTAGTGCTCACAGCTCCTCTGCTAGTTCAATGTATTCGGGAGAAATGTCTTCAGAAAACAATGCCAGTGGTGGAAAAGAAGGAATAATCCCGTCACTTTTTTCAAGAAGAAAGCCATCAAGAGATGAGCCAACACTTAAACGACCACAGATTTCGGGCCCCTTCAACTTTCAGCACGTCACTCACACGCAGCGGGATAATGCCAACGAAAGTTCTCTCAGCGGCCCGGACCCAATAAGCGAGACACCAAGCAGAGAGTTCGATGCACACCAGTATCGACTTCCGTACAACATTTCGTCCGAATCAATGGGTGATCTGTGCGAAGATCAAATGTCCGGTCAGCCGCTTCGTCCTGCTCTAGTACCTCGCCATACAGCCCCAACTGGCCCTCGTCGCCTTCTTAAGCATATTCGATCACAGGAACATCTTCGAAAAAGCTCATCGCAACCTCCTCCCCGACCTCCTAGATCACCTGTTCAAGCCAATGGCTTCTCTTCCAGCGGGCCGCTGCCACCCCCTCGAGTTTCCAGTCGGCAATCTAGTTATCAAGATGTCACAGACGCTATCAACGTAAATGCAGTAGCCAGGGCTCAAACAAGTGGCGAATTCCGCCAGCCACTTCCTTTCAGCCCTGCAGCTTCGTCGGAAAGCATCGTGGACGATTTCAGCCCTTATGACGGCAACCTATCCATTCAGCCACAAGAACAGGCATCTCCCGATGAGAAACGATACTCTCGTGTTATGTTAGGCGCTCGTGATTCGACATGGCCATTGGCAATTGCAACGCCGGTATCGTACGAAACACTGCCAGACGTGCCTGAAGAAGACGAGCACCATGGCGTTTCAAGACGGTCAAGACTCAGTCTCGCCAGCAACAACTCCTCTCTCCGTGGTAGCCATTCTGTCCCAATGTTGCGATCGTTGGCCGAGTCACAACGGCCCACAAGTGGAGCGTCAGAAACGCTGGGCGGCTTGGGGATCATGGGTTTGAACCGCATTGTACAGGATGGCCCCCAAAGCCCGGCCCATTCAGGAACGCCCACAAGGGAGAGCTGGGAAGATCTCATAGATTATTGCTATGACCACGAGGCCGAAGCCGACTGCGACTATCAGTGGGAAAGGCCATCGTTAGACACTGCAAGAGATAGCATTACTCCCCCTGCGAACGTCGCAGCCCTAGATGGCAACGGGCTGGAACTCAGGTCCAATGCAACAGTTTCAGTCAACGGCCAGCATtccccatcaccagcagGGCTGGATGCACCGTCCCTAAGTCCAGCAAGCCATAGGTCAACTCCAGTAGAGCACGAGGTGGTTACACCTAATTTCAATGTTACGAACAACTTCTCTCTACCAAGAGGCGACAGGAAGAGTATTCGTCCACTCAATATGAAGGACTCTAAACGCAGCTCCGGTCTTTCCACGTTCAGAGAATCCCAGGCGTTTACTCTGTCCCCTTCACTGCTCATTCCTGGGGATTATCAGCAGCAGATGCTCTTAGGCGAAACTGATAAAAACTCATACTCGGATTATGAATTCATTGCCGGAAACTGCCATCAGTCTGCCTTCCATGAGGATGCAACTCCATTGACAGGAACGAGCAAATTGTCGCCTCTGGTAGGACACCGGTCGAGTACCTCCACCACCGAGACGAACTCTACATCTCGCTCAAATTCTACAGGAAGACAATACAGGTCGACCAACTCGTCTTGGACTACACTTGCCCGACGCACCGCAAGTACCACCTCGCTCAATAAGATGGCTGGGGTTTTGACTGACGAATCTGAACCGCTTCCTACAACCCAGCCTGCAGAGCTTGAACAGGATGGACTAGACTGGAGCGATCCGCACGCAGTTGCTCAGGATCATGTGCCTGATATGATCCCCTTCCCACCTACAAGTGGGCTCAAGAGATATCACCACAAAAGCCATGCTAGCGAGTCCCAAGTGCGTGATGACCTGCCACTTGCCTCACCCATGGAGAGTGCCAGACCAAGGCGTCCGAGAGCCAGGACAACAAGCTTGAGCGCTCAGTCTCCTCCCCCTGTGGGACAGTATGCACTGTTCCCACGGACACATGTGAAAGCCATAGGAGATCACATCTAA